The Nonlabens spongiae genome contains a region encoding:
- a CDS encoding M23 family metallopeptidase has product MRKGKLFFFIFVLAVAATGIYLFYNHPSYFDFILKPTAREILYRDLTEQEQILLEDQKTAALKEVTSIGDGMAERVSNYGNGNFFAGYRVELKIGENLKISIQRDSTEFKPEEVDRLLVEIYHNENLEIQKKPWSSQVYYDSEGDETITVVIQYADSSHFESDIIFQKQAEYTFPLAEKDNDAIQSFWGASRGGGSRSHEGIDIFAPRDHPIVAVTDGRISSVRDRGLGGKQIWQTDSKNGQSIYYAHLNGWNVEQGDRVRRGDTIGYVGNTGNARTTPPHLHFGIYKSGGAIDPLSFVYQYGVPEPGNDELVQEFARANGNAANLRTGPSTQFDIIQDVKTEEVKILGRNSDWYHVRTLDGKAGFIHKSVLVF; this is encoded by the coding sequence TTGCGTAAGGGTAAACTCTTTTTTTTCATTTTTGTGCTTGCTGTTGCAGCGACAGGAATCTATCTCTTCTATAACCACCCCAGTTATTTTGACTTTATTCTAAAACCCACAGCTCGAGAAATTCTTTATCGCGACTTGACCGAGCAGGAGCAAATACTTCTTGAAGATCAGAAAACTGCTGCACTTAAAGAAGTTACGTCAATAGGCGATGGAATGGCAGAACGCGTTTCGAATTATGGGAATGGCAACTTCTTTGCTGGCTATCGAGTAGAGTTAAAAATTGGTGAGAATCTTAAGATTTCGATACAACGAGATTCAACAGAATTTAAACCTGAAGAAGTTGATCGGCTATTGGTAGAAATTTACCACAATGAAAATCTGGAAATTCAAAAAAAGCCGTGGAGCAGCCAAGTCTATTATGATTCTGAAGGAGATGAAACAATTACAGTAGTTATTCAGTATGCAGATTCCAGTCATTTTGAGTCTGATATTATATTCCAAAAACAGGCAGAATACACCTTCCCTCTAGCTGAAAAAGATAATGATGCCATCCAGTCCTTTTGGGGAGCGTCCAGAGGTGGAGGCAGTCGTTCCCATGAAGGGATTGACATATTTGCGCCACGAGATCATCCCATTGTTGCAGTGACTGATGGACGGATCAGCTCTGTGAGGGATCGAGGATTGGGCGGCAAACAAATCTGGCAAACCGATTCTAAAAATGGTCAGTCGATCTACTATGCACATCTTAACGGTTGGAATGTGGAGCAGGGCGATCGGGTCAGAAGAGGCGATACCATAGGCTACGTGGGAAACACGGGCAACGCGCGCACCACGCCGCCGCATCTACATTTCGGAATTTATAAGTCTGGAGGTGCGATAGATCCGCTTTCATTTGTTTATCAGTATGGTGTTCCAGAACCTGGGAACGATGAACTTGTTCAGGAATTTGCAAGAGCCAATGGCAACGCGGCTAATCTCAGAACAGGTCCCAGTACCCAGTTTGATATTATTCAAGATGTCAAAACAGAAGAGGTGAAAATTTTGGGACGCAACAGCGACTGGTATCACGTGCGTACGCTAGACGGTAAAGCTGGTTTTATACACAAGAGTGTTTTGGTTTTTTAA
- the lepA gene encoding translation elongation factor 4: MKNIRNFCIIAHIDHGKSTLADRLLDATQTVTQRESKAQLLDNMDLERERGITIKSHAIQMDYTAPDGEKYILNLIDTPGHVDFSYEVSRSIAACEGALLVVDAAQSIQAQTISNLYLALENDLEIIPVLNKVDLPSANPEEVTDDIVDLLGCDPSEVIPASAKTGIGIQEILDAIIERVPAPKGNPNEPLQALVFDSVYNQFRGVETIFRVINGSIKKGQHIKFVATGESYHADEIGTLKLNQVPKKEIGAGDVGYLITGIKEAKEVKVGDTITDHENPTKNAISGFEDVKPMVFAGIYPVDTEDYEDLRASMEKLQLNDASLVFQAESSAALGFGFRCGFLGMLHLEIIQERLEREFDMTVITTVPNVSYHAYTNKEPDQIIIVNNPSDMPEPSTLNRVEEPYIKATIITKSDYVGNVMSLCIEKRGIVTNQNYLTTERVELTFDMPLAEIVFDFYDRLKTVSRGYASFDYAPIGMRTSKLVRVDVLLNSQPVDALSALIHFDNAYTIGKKMVEKLKELIPRQQFDIPVQAAIGSKIIARETIKALRKDVTAKCYGGDISRKRKLLEKQKKGKKRMRQVGNVEIPQQAFMAVLKLND; encoded by the coding sequence ATGAAGAACATACGTAATTTTTGTATCATCGCTCACATCGACCATGGAAAGAGTACGCTGGCAGATCGCTTGCTAGATGCCACGCAAACGGTGACCCAGCGTGAATCAAAGGCGCAGCTACTGGATAACATGGACTTAGAACGTGAGCGAGGGATCACAATCAAGTCCCACGCGATACAAATGGATTACACCGCTCCTGATGGCGAGAAGTACATTCTTAACCTGATCGACACGCCGGGTCACGTAGATTTTTCTTATGAAGTCTCTCGTTCTATTGCAGCTTGTGAAGGGGCACTTCTTGTGGTAGATGCTGCACAGAGTATACAGGCGCAGACTATTTCAAATCTTTATCTAGCGCTGGAAAATGATTTAGAAATTATTCCTGTATTGAATAAAGTAGATCTGCCTAGTGCAAATCCAGAAGAGGTTACTGACGACATCGTTGACTTGTTAGGCTGTGACCCTAGCGAGGTCATTCCGGCGAGTGCAAAAACAGGTATAGGGATTCAAGAAATTCTCGATGCTATTATAGAGCGCGTTCCTGCACCTAAAGGAAATCCAAACGAGCCACTTCAAGCACTCGTTTTTGACTCGGTTTATAACCAGTTTAGAGGTGTTGAGACCATTTTTAGGGTAATTAATGGATCGATTAAAAAAGGTCAGCACATAAAATTTGTAGCTACTGGCGAGAGTTATCATGCTGATGAAATAGGTACGCTCAAATTAAACCAGGTACCCAAAAAGGAGATAGGTGCTGGTGATGTAGGTTACCTAATCACGGGAATCAAAGAAGCCAAAGAAGTAAAAGTAGGGGACACCATCACAGATCATGAAAATCCCACAAAGAATGCTATTTCTGGATTTGAAGACGTAAAGCCTATGGTTTTTGCGGGCATCTATCCAGTAGATACTGAGGATTATGAGGATTTGCGAGCCAGCATGGAGAAACTGCAGCTCAATGATGCATCATTGGTATTTCAGGCAGAGAGCAGTGCTGCGCTAGGTTTTGGTTTCCGATGCGGATTTTTGGGAATGTTGCATTTAGAAATCATTCAAGAGCGACTGGAGCGTGAATTTGATATGACCGTTATTACCACGGTTCCTAACGTGTCGTACCATGCTTATACAAACAAAGAGCCTGACCAGATTATTATCGTCAACAATCCTAGCGATATGCCAGAGCCTTCTACGCTCAACCGCGTGGAAGAACCCTATATCAAGGCAACCATCATTACCAAGTCTGATTATGTAGGGAACGTGATGTCGCTTTGTATTGAAAAACGTGGTATCGTCACCAATCAGAATTACTTGACGACAGAGCGCGTGGAATTGACCTTTGACATGCCGCTGGCCGAGATCGTTTTTGATTTCTACGATCGCTTAAAAACCGTTTCAAGAGGTTATGCTTCTTTTGATTACGCTCCTATTGGTATGCGCACTTCAAAGTTGGTACGTGTAGATGTTCTCTTGAACTCACAGCCGGTCGACGCTCTGAGTGCTTTGATTCACTTTGATAATGCCTACACTATTGGTAAAAAAATGGTGGAAAAATTAAAGGAATTGATCCCAAGACAGCAATTTGATATTCCGGTCCAGGCAGCGATAGGATCAAAAATCATCGCTAGGGAAACCATTAAAGCTTTACGTAAAGATGTTACCGCAAAATGTTATGGTGGTGATATTTCCCGTAAACGTAAACTTCTTGAAAAGCAGAAAAAAGGTAAGAAACGCATGCGCCAGGTAGGAAATGTCGAGATTCCACAACAGGCATTTATGGCGGTGTTGAAGTTGAATGACTAG
- a CDS encoding MBL fold metallo-hydrolase — translation MNIHPVEAGNFKLDGGAMFGVVPKSLWQRTNPADSNNMIDMAARCLLVEDGDRLILMDTGMGNKQSEKFFGYYYMDHKYDLDSSLKKLGFSRDDITDVFLTHLHFDHCGGVIQKSGKGDYYEPAFAKARIHSNSSHWDWAVNPNAREKASFLKENIQPIKESGQLNFVDEGTADLPFELLYVDGHTEKQMIPHLKIDGKTFVYMADLLPTAGHVPLPYVMGYDTRPLLTLDEKKKFLDTAATEGYYLILEHDPNNEIITVKHTEKGVRHDRTFTFKELLD, via the coding sequence ATGAATATTCATCCCGTAGAGGCCGGCAATTTTAAACTAGATGGAGGCGCGATGTTTGGTGTGGTGCCTAAATCGCTCTGGCAACGCACTAATCCTGCAGATTCAAATAACATGATTGATATGGCCGCCCGCTGTCTTCTTGTGGAAGATGGTGACAGGCTCATTCTCATGGATACTGGAATGGGAAACAAGCAGAGCGAGAAGTTTTTTGGGTACTACTATATGGATCACAAGTACGACCTGGACAGCTCACTTAAGAAGTTGGGCTTTTCACGTGATGATATTACTGATGTGTTTCTGACCCATTTGCACTTTGACCATTGTGGTGGTGTGATTCAAAAAAGTGGTAAGGGAGATTATTATGAGCCCGCTTTCGCGAAAGCAAGAATCCACTCAAACTCTTCACACTGGGACTGGGCCGTCAACCCGAACGCTCGTGAAAAAGCCAGCTTTCTCAAGGAAAATATTCAACCAATTAAGGAGAGTGGACAACTCAACTTTGTGGATGAAGGTACGGCAGATTTACCTTTTGAACTGTTGTACGTGGATGGTCATACTGAAAAACAGATGATTCCTCATTTAAAAATAGACGGTAAGACCTTCGTCTACATGGCAGATTTGTTACCTACCGCGGGTCACGTGCCACTGCCATACGTCATGGGATATGACACTAGACCACTGCTCACTCTGGATGAGAAGAAAAAATTTCTAGATACAGCAGCAACTGAGGGGTATTACTTAATATTAGAACATGATCCTAATAATGAGATCATAACTGTTAAACATACTGAAAAAGGGGTGCGACACGACCGCACTTTTACATTTAAAGAACTTTTAGACTAA
- a CDS encoding S8 family peptidase, whose translation MKNQIRRIAGVAIAALIVSCGSTGAIVSPPIENIDATPLKTTELTSVESENWKDYDLVRDTIPGMSVNRAYEEILKGKNGKTVIVGVIDSGIDVGHEDLDGVIWINEDEIPGNGKDDDNNGYVDDVHGWNFLGDIVKENYEYERIVRDKSKLPQDIVTKAQKEYDEKVAEAKQVTSRYQQILQQINAVDPILEKETGKKDYTKEDVAAIKSDEETVQNAKAFANYIYGLGVSSLDDARSELENLIETNNARLNGTALTTNYRADILKDDPYKWDTGIYGNNKYSGPDPEMKDARHGTHVAGIIAAERDNGMGINGVSNNARIMVLRAVPDGDEYDKDIAKAIRYAADNGAKVINGSFGKYHSTNPEWVWDAIKYAASKDVLFVNAAGNEALNTDETQVYPQDQELAGTEVADNFITVGALNFEYGSDMVANFSNYGKSSVDVFAPGVAIYSTVPNDNYEKLGGTSMAAPGVAGIAAVIRSYYPKLTAAQVKQVIMNSGLPTQARVKVGGEEVQSFQELSVSGKMANLYNALIMASKM comes from the coding sequence ATGAAGAATCAAATAAGAAGAATCGCTGGAGTCGCTATTGCTGCCTTGATTGTAAGTTGTGGTAGTACAGGAGCTATAGTTTCACCACCCATAGAAAATATAGACGCTACTCCTTTAAAGACGACTGAGCTCACATCAGTCGAATCAGAAAACTGGAAAGATTATGATCTTGTGAGAGATACGATTCCGGGAATGAGTGTTAATAGAGCATATGAAGAAATCTTAAAAGGAAAGAATGGGAAGACTGTAATCGTAGGTGTAATCGACAGTGGTATCGATGTAGGTCATGAAGATTTAGATGGTGTTATCTGGATTAATGAGGATGAAATACCAGGAAATGGCAAGGATGACGATAACAATGGATATGTAGATGACGTTCATGGATGGAACTTTCTGGGTGATATCGTCAAAGAGAATTATGAGTATGAGCGTATTGTTAGAGACAAAAGCAAATTACCACAAGACATCGTGACTAAAGCTCAAAAGGAGTACGATGAGAAAGTAGCAGAGGCAAAGCAAGTTACCTCAAGATACCAACAGATCCTACAACAGATCAATGCCGTAGACCCTATCCTAGAGAAAGAAACAGGAAAGAAAGACTATACTAAGGAAGATGTCGCTGCGATCAAGTCTGATGAAGAAACGGTTCAGAACGCTAAAGCATTTGCTAACTACATCTATGGCTTGGGGGTAAGCAGTCTGGACGATGCCCGCAGTGAACTGGAAAATCTCATTGAGACTAATAATGCTCGCTTGAATGGAACTGCACTAACCACAAATTATAGAGCTGACATTTTGAAAGACGACCCGTACAAATGGGATACTGGTATTTATGGCAACAACAAATATTCAGGTCCAGATCCTGAAATGAAAGATGCTCGACACGGTACTCACGTTGCTGGGATCATCGCCGCTGAGCGTGATAATGGTATGGGAATTAATGGGGTTTCAAACAATGCTCGTATAATGGTATTGAGAGCGGTACCAGATGGTGATGAATATGATAAGGATATCGCTAAGGCCATTAGATACGCCGCTGATAATGGAGCCAAGGTCATCAATGGAAGTTTTGGAAAATATCATTCAACAAATCCAGAGTGGGTATGGGATGCTATAAAATATGCCGCAAGTAAAGATGTGTTGTTTGTCAATGCAGCTGGAAACGAAGCTTTAAATACTGACGAAACTCAAGTTTATCCACAGGATCAGGAACTTGCTGGAACTGAGGTTGCAGATAATTTTATCACCGTTGGAGCTTTAAATTTTGAATACGGAAGTGATATGGTCGCTAATTTTTCTAACTATGGAAAAAGCTCTGTTGATGTTTTTGCGCCAGGTGTTGCTATTTATTCAACGGTTCCTAATGATAATTATGAGAAACTAGGTGGAACTTCAATGGCTGCTCCCGGAGTGGCGGGTATCGCTGCCGTGATTAGGTCTTATTATCCTAAACTCACTGCAGCTCAAGTAAAACAAGTTATCATGAATAGCGGACTCCCTACGCAGGCAAGAGTAAAAGTGGGTGGAGAAGAGGTGCAATCGTTTCAAGAGTTAAGCGTTTCAGGGAAAATGGCAAATCTCTACAACGCGCTAATAATGGCTTCAAAAATGTAA
- a CDS encoding riboflavin synthase → MFTGIIENTGTIKRIVRDQSNIHFKVMSSLAPELKVDQSLAHNGVCLTVVEIHDDSYTVTAIDETLQKTNLGDLKEGHTVNLERAMLMNARLDGHIVQGHVDQTATCKEVRNEDGSWIFTFEYDPDLKNVTIEKGSICINGVSLTVVNSKKSSFSVAIIPYTFEHTGFKHMQSGDRVNLEFDVIGKYVKRLLELN, encoded by the coding sequence ATCAAACATCCATTTCAAAGTTATGTCTTCCCTGGCCCCAGAACTAAAGGTAGACCAAAGTCTCGCGCATAATGGTGTATGCCTGACAGTAGTTGAAATACATGACGACTCTTATACTGTTACGGCGATCGATGAAACTTTGCAAAAAACCAATTTAGGAGATTTAAAAGAAGGTCATACTGTCAATCTTGAAAGAGCTATGCTTATGAATGCAAGGCTGGATGGCCACATTGTTCAAGGACATGTAGATCAAACAGCGACTTGCAAGGAAGTGCGGAATGAAGATGGTTCATGGATTTTCACCTTTGAGTATGATCCTGATCTGAAAAACGTAACTATTGAAAAAGGAAGCATTTGCATTAATGGAGTCAGCCTTACCGTCGTGAACTCCAAAAAATCATCGTTTTCAGTAGCTATAATACCCTATACTTTTGAACATACAGGATTCAAACATATGCAAAGTGGTGACAGAGTAAACCTAGAGTTTGATGTAATAGGAAAGTATGTAAAAAGACTTTTAGAGCTTAACTGA
- a CDS encoding cation:proton antiporter produces MLELAGIIILGILAQWVAWRFKIPAILPLIIIGLLVGPIATLYTEDNSKLIQPIWLDERGLFPGESLFYFVSLAISIILFEGGLTLKRTEILNTGGVIGKLISVGVIITFIGAGVVTHYLFGFDWEIALLFSALIIVTGPTVITPILRNIPLKKDVSSILKWEGILIDPIGALFAVLVFEFISAGAGSEFTVTALEEFGKIVLFGFTFGFSFAHALSFCIKKRLIPHYLLNVFTLAAVLGVFVLSETFAHESGLLSVVVMGMVLGNINLPNLKELLYFKESLSVLLISILFILLAANIDMEDLYLIYRWETAVLFVIVAFVLRPLSVFASSVNSSLKLNEKLFISWVGPRGIVAAGIASLFGSKLVAQFESVGNFEAANQARYITPLVFMIVLGTVLLNATTARLFAKIVGVFLKKSNGIMIVGASKFSRLIAQYLQKNDRSVVLVDSNANNVRIAKDEGLEAIVADVYSDALSDDIEFSNIGYLLALTGNSEINEFAIDRLGDQYGEHGSYRLVHNTEVKNPNENPAQGLFSSTDDYVNMMEVARHHGEIHELEIKSQEHYEALIEITKTDRNIIPLFVKREKTIDIIPSMSLKMDVEPGEMLVYLGKKIVEQETGEVVMQ; encoded by the coding sequence ATGCTGGAACTGGCAGGAATTATAATTTTGGGAATACTGGCGCAATGGGTCGCCTGGCGATTCAAGATTCCCGCGATTTTACCACTGATTATCATAGGACTACTTGTAGGCCCAATCGCAACTCTATATACTGAAGACAATTCCAAATTGATCCAACCCATCTGGCTGGATGAACGTGGACTTTTCCCTGGTGAGAGCCTCTTTTATTTTGTTTCGCTGGCGATAAGTATCATACTTTTTGAAGGGGGTCTGACGCTTAAACGCACAGAGATCCTTAATACAGGTGGTGTTATAGGCAAACTCATTTCTGTAGGAGTGATTATCACCTTTATAGGTGCTGGTGTGGTAACGCATTATCTTTTTGGGTTTGACTGGGAAATTGCTTTGCTATTCAGCGCTCTAATTATTGTTACTGGACCTACCGTTATCACTCCTATTTTGCGTAACATACCGCTTAAAAAAGATGTGAGTTCCATCTTGAAATGGGAAGGTATTCTCATTGATCCTATTGGGGCACTTTTTGCAGTATTGGTTTTTGAATTCATTAGCGCAGGTGCGGGTTCTGAATTTACCGTAACCGCTCTGGAGGAATTTGGTAAGATTGTTTTGTTCGGTTTCACCTTTGGGTTCTCCTTTGCTCACGCTTTGTCCTTTTGTATCAAAAAACGTCTGATACCACATTATCTGCTGAACGTGTTTACGCTGGCTGCGGTTCTAGGGGTGTTTGTTTTGAGTGAGACTTTTGCTCATGAATCTGGTCTTCTCTCTGTCGTGGTGATGGGAATGGTTTTAGGAAACATCAATCTCCCCAACCTAAAAGAGCTGCTATATTTTAAGGAATCGCTGAGTGTCCTACTTATTTCCATACTCTTCATCTTGCTGGCAGCCAATATTGATATGGAAGACCTCTACTTGATCTATCGTTGGGAAACCGCAGTACTTTTTGTGATCGTTGCTTTTGTTTTGAGACCATTGAGTGTTTTTGCAAGCTCGGTAAACAGCAGTCTCAAGCTTAATGAGAAACTATTCATATCATGGGTAGGACCACGAGGAATTGTTGCAGCCGGTATTGCATCGCTATTTGGTTCAAAATTGGTCGCACAATTTGAGAGCGTGGGTAATTTTGAAGCGGCAAATCAAGCCCGTTATATCACGCCGCTAGTATTCATGATTGTATTGGGAACCGTACTCTTGAATGCAACAACGGCGCGTTTGTTTGCAAAAATAGTAGGCGTTTTCCTTAAAAAATCTAACGGTATAATGATCGTAGGTGCCTCTAAATTTTCAAGACTCATTGCACAATACCTTCAAAAAAACGACCGCAGCGTCGTACTCGTGGATAGCAATGCAAATAATGTGCGCATCGCAAAGGATGAGGGTCTTGAAGCCATCGTCGCAGACGTTTATAGCGATGCCTTGTCTGATGATATAGAATTTAGCAACATAGGTTATCTATTGGCACTTACGGGCAACTCAGAGATCAATGAGTTTGCCATAGATCGTCTGGGTGATCAGTATGGAGAACACGGTTCTTACCGGCTTGTGCATAACACTGAGGTTAAAAACCCAAATGAAAATCCTGCCCAGGGACTTTTCTCCAGCACAGATGATTATGTCAATATGATGGAAGTAGCCCGTCACCACGGCGAGATCCACGAGTTGGAAATCAAATCACAAGAGCATTACGAGGCTCTTATCGAGATCACAAAGACTGATCGCAATATCATCCCGCTATTTGTAAAACGAGAAAAAACTATCGACATCATTCCTTCCATGTCTCTCAAAATGGATGTGGAACCGGGAGAGATGCTGGTTTATCTAGGTAAAAAAATCGTAGAGCAAGAAACCGGTGAGGTGGTGATGCAGTAA